The sequence GCGCATGGGCTTTATGGTGGTGGTGGAGCTGACTCAGCGCCCGACCCGCCGCACCAAGGCGGTCGGCAAGATCGTCGAGATCCTCGGCGACAAGATGGGCACCAGCATGGCGGTGGACATCGCGCTGCGCACCCATGAGATCCCGCATACCTGGCCGCCGCAGGTGGAAAAACAGGTGGCCGATCTCAGCGAGCAGGTGCCGGAAGCGGCCAAGAAGGGCCGCGTCGATCTGCGCAAGCTGCCGTTGGTGACCATCGACGGTGAAGACGCACGCGACTTCGATGACGCCGTGTACTGTGAGAAGAAACGCGGCGGCGGCTGGCGCCTGTGGGTGGCGATCGCCGACGTCAGTTACTACGTGCGCCCGCGCACCGCGCTGGACGACGAAGCGCGCAGCCGCGGCAACTCGGTGTACTTCCCGTCGCAGGTGATCCCGATGCTGCCGGAAGTGCTGTCCAACGGGCTGTGCTCCCTGAACCCGCAGGTCGATCGCCTGTGCATGGTGTGCGAGATGACCATCTCCGCCCAGGGGCGCCTGTCCACGGCCAAGTTTTACGAGGCGGTGATGAGCTCGCACGCCCGCCTGACCTACAACAAGGTGTGGCACATTCTGCAGGGCGATCAGGAGCTGCGCGAGCACTACCATCCGCTGGTCAAGCACCTGGAAGAGCTGCACGCGATGTATAAGGTGCTGGATAAGGCGCGCGCCGAGCGCGGCGGCATCGCGTTTGAAACCGAAGAAGCCAAATTCATTTTCAACGCCGAGCGTCGCATCGAGCGCGTGGAGCCGACGGTGCGCAACGACGCCCACAAACTGATCGAAGAGTGCATGATCATGGCCAACGTGGCGGCCGCGCGCTTCGTCGAGAAACGCAACGAGCCGGCGCTGTACCGCGTGCACGATCGTCCGAGCGACGACCACATCTCCGCGCTGCGCAGCGTGCTGAGCGAGCTGGGGCTGACGCTGGGCGGCGGCAACAAGCCGCAGCCGAAGGACTATGCGGTGCTGATGGACGAAGTGTCCGAGCGCCCTGACCACGAAATGCTGCAAACCATGTTGCTGCGTTCGATGAAGCAGGCGATTTACGATCCGGAAAACCGCGGCCACTTCGGCCTGGCGCTGGCGTCTTACGGCCACTTCACCTCGCCAATCCGTCGTTATCCGGATCTGGCGCTGCATCGCGCGATCAAATATCAGCTGGCCAAAGAGCACGGCGAGCCGAAAGAGCGCTGGACGCCGACCGGCGGCTGGCACAGCGAATTCGAAGAGATGCTGCAGCTGGGCGAACACTGCTCGATGACCGAACGCCGCGCGGACGAAGCGACGCGTAACGTCGCCGACTGGCTGAAGTGCGATTTCATGCAGGATCACGTCGGTGAAGTGTTCAGCGGCATCATCTCCAGCGTGACCGGCTTCGGTTTCTTCGTGCGCCTGAACGATCTGTTCATCGACGGGCTGGTGCACGTATCAACGCTGGATAATGATTACTATCGCTACGATAATATCGGCCAGCGCCTGATCGGCGAATCTTCCGGCACCGTCTATCGCCTGGGGGATACGGTGGAGATCCGCGTGGACGCGGTGCATATGGACGAGCGCAAGATTGACTTCGCGCTGGTGTCCAGCACCCGCAAAGCGCGCGGTGAAGGTAAAACCGAGCGCGATCGCGCCAAGAAGGGCGGCCAGCGCACGCTGCGCGACAACGGCAACGCGGGGCGCGGCAAGCGCCGCGGCGGCAAACCGCCGGCCAACTTCGAGCCGGACAGCGCCTTCCGCAAGCAGGATGACGCCAAGCCCGCGGACAACGTGAAGAAGGCGAAAAAGAAAGCCAAGAAAGCGTCCGACAAAACGCGGAAAATCGCGGCGGCGACCAAAGCCAAACGCGCAGCCAAGAAGAAAGGTGCCGAGCAGGCTTAACCTGCCGCACATCGTTATCATCGGCCGGTTATCGCCGGCCGCACGAATTTAAAAGAGCATCATGAGCGAAATTATTTACGGCATCCACGCCGTCAAAGCCCTGTTAGAGCGTGATCCGCAACGCTTCCTGGAAGTGTTTATCCTGAAAGGCCGCGAAGATCGCCGCCTGCAACCGCTGATCGCCGAGCTGGAAGCGACCGGCATCGTGATCCAGGTGGCGAACCGCCAATGGCTGGATGACAAGGTTGAAGGCGCGGTGCACCAGGGGATCATCGCCCGGGTGCGCGAAGGGCGTCAGTATCAGGAGAACGATCTGCCGGGCCTGCTGGAAAGCGTGGAGACACCGTTCCTGCTGGTGCTGGACGGCGTGACCGACCCGCACAACCTCGGCGCCTGCCTGCGCAGCGCCGACGCTGCCGGCGTGCACGCGGTGATCGTGCCGCGCGACCGTTCCGCCCAGCTGAACGCCACCGCCAAGAAAGTGGCCTGCGGCGCCGCCGAAAACGTGCCGCTGATCCGCGTGACCAACCTGGCGCGCACGCTGCGTCTGCTGCAGGAAATGAACGTTTGGGTGGTGGGCACCGCCGGCGAAGCCGACCATACGCTGTATCAGAGCAAAATGACCGGCCCGATGGCGCTGGTGATGGGCGCGGAAGGCGAAGGCATGCGCCGTCTGACCCGCGAACACTGCGACGAACTGATCAGCATCCCGATGGCCGGCACCGTCTCTTCGCTGAACGTGTCGGTCGCCACCGGCATCTGCCTGTTCGAAGCGGTGCGCCAGCGCGGCTGATTCTTCTGACGGGGGCTTAGTGCTCCCGTTAATTCCCCCTCTTGTGATCCCGCCTGCGGCAGAAATCTCTGCGCCGACCATACTTACTCCTGACGCTTTTCTCAGGGAGCACTCTCATGGTCTGGACTACGCACACCGTTTTTAACCAACCCAAGCCGCTGGGCAACAGCAACCTGTTTCTCTCCGATACGCCGCTGCGCGAAGCGTTGCAGCGCGAGCAGGGCGGCTGGGATGCCGAGGTATTGGCCTCGCTGGGCCAGCAGCTCGGCACCCAGGAGTCGCTGGAGCTGGGGCGCCTGGCCAATGCCAACCCGCCGGAGCTGCTGCGCTACGACGCCACCGGCCAGCGGCTGGACGACGTTCGCTTTCACCCCGCCTGGCATATCCTGATGCAGGGGCTGATCGCCAACCGGGTGCACAACCTGCCCTGGCAGGAGGATGCGCGCATCGGTTCCTTCGTGGCGCGCGCCGCGCGCTTTATGCTGCATGCGCAGGTCGAGGCCGGCACGCTGTGCCCGGTGACCATGACCTTCGGCGCTACGCCGCTGTTGCTGCAGGCGTTACCGGCCGAGTTTCGCTCCTGGCTGACGCCGCTGTTGTCGGATCGTTATGACGCTCACCTGCTGCCTGGCGGGCAAAAGCGCGGCCTGCTGATCGGCATGGGCATGACGGAGAAACAGGGCGGCTCCGATGTGCTGAGCAATACCACCACCGCCGCGCCGCTCGGCGCGCGCGGGCCGGGTGAAGCCTACCGGCTGGTGGGGCACAAGTGGTTCTTCTCGGTGCCGCAGAGCGATGCGCACCTGGTGTTGGCGCAGGCCGAAGGCGGGTTGTCCTGCTTCTTCCTGCCGCGCATTTTGCCGGACGGCAGCCGCAACGCCATTCGCCTGGAGCGGTTGAAAGACAAGCTGGGCAACCGTTCCAACGCCAGCAGCGAAGTGGAATTTCAGGACGCCACCGCCTGGCTGCTGGGGGAGGAGGGCGACGGCGTGCGGCATATCCTGAAGATGGGCGGCCTGACCCGTTTCGACTGCTCGCTCGGCAGCCACGGCCTGATGCGCCGCGGGCTGTCGGTGGCGCTGTATCATGCGCTGCAGCGGCAGGCGTTCGGCAAGCTCTTGATCGAACAACCGCTGATGCGTCAGGTTCTGGCGCGCATGGCGCTGCGGCTGGAAGGGCATACCGCGTTGCTGTTCCGGCTGGCCCGC comes from Serratia sarumanii and encodes:
- the rnr gene encoding ribonuclease R, which translates into the protein MSQDPFLEREAEKYESPIPSREYILAHLAKRETPASREELGNELGLSGEEQLEALRRRLRAMERDGQLVFTRRQCYALPERLDLLRGTVIGHRDGYGFLRVEGSKDDLYLSAEQMKMAIHGDVVLAQALGADRKGRREARIVRVLVPKNSQIVGRFFMDAGTGFVVPDDSRLSFDILIPADSVSGARMGFMVVVELTQRPTRRTKAVGKIVEILGDKMGTSMAVDIALRTHEIPHTWPPQVEKQVADLSEQVPEAAKKGRVDLRKLPLVTIDGEDARDFDDAVYCEKKRGGGWRLWVAIADVSYYVRPRTALDDEARSRGNSVYFPSQVIPMLPEVLSNGLCSLNPQVDRLCMVCEMTISAQGRLSTAKFYEAVMSSHARLTYNKVWHILQGDQELREHYHPLVKHLEELHAMYKVLDKARAERGGIAFETEEAKFIFNAERRIERVEPTVRNDAHKLIEECMIMANVAAARFVEKRNEPALYRVHDRPSDDHISALRSVLSELGLTLGGGNKPQPKDYAVLMDEVSERPDHEMLQTMLLRSMKQAIYDPENRGHFGLALASYGHFTSPIRRYPDLALHRAIKYQLAKEHGEPKERWTPTGGWHSEFEEMLQLGEHCSMTERRADEATRNVADWLKCDFMQDHVGEVFSGIISSVTGFGFFVRLNDLFIDGLVHVSTLDNDYYRYDNIGQRLIGESSGTVYRLGDTVEIRVDAVHMDERKIDFALVSSTRKARGEGKTERDRAKKGGQRTLRDNGNAGRGKRRGGKPPANFEPDSAFRKQDDAKPADNVKKAKKKAKKASDKTRKIAAATKAKRAAKKKGAEQA
- the rlmB gene encoding 23S rRNA (guanosine(2251)-2'-O)-methyltransferase RlmB produces the protein MSEIIYGIHAVKALLERDPQRFLEVFILKGREDRRLQPLIAELEATGIVIQVANRQWLDDKVEGAVHQGIIARVREGRQYQENDLPGLLESVETPFLLVLDGVTDPHNLGACLRSADAAGVHAVIVPRDRSAQLNATAKKVACGAAENVPLIRVTNLARTLRLLQEMNVWVVGTAGEADHTLYQSKMTGPMALVMGAEGEGMRRLTREHCDELISIPMAGTVSSLNVSVATGICLFEAVRQRG
- a CDS encoding isovaleryl-CoA dehydrogenase; protein product: MVWTTHTVFNQPKPLGNSNLFLSDTPLREALQREQGGWDAEVLASLGQQLGTQESLELGRLANANPPELLRYDATGQRLDDVRFHPAWHILMQGLIANRVHNLPWQEDARIGSFVARAARFMLHAQVEAGTLCPVTMTFGATPLLLQALPAEFRSWLTPLLSDRYDAHLLPGGQKRGLLIGMGMTEKQGGSDVLSNTTTAAPLGARGPGEAYRLVGHKWFFSVPQSDAHLVLAQAEGGLSCFFLPRILPDGSRNAIRLERLKDKLGNRSNASSEVEFQDATAWLLGEEGDGVRHILKMGGLTRFDCSLGSHGLMRRGLSVALYHALQRQAFGKLLIEQPLMRQVLARMALRLEGHTALLFRLARAWESRSNEGELIYSRLLTPAAKYSICRQGMPFIAEAMEVLGGIGYCEESELPRLYREMPVNSIWEGSGNIMCLDVLRSLHKLPGALEMLQFELQPVRGQNRLFDHAWRQWQQRARQPSEKMGRLLTQQLFDLCCAAQLLQHASPQVADAWCHLALDHRGESLLSAEVCELLLNRAIGG